CAGGCGGGTAATCTTGCGGTTTTCGCTTCCATCTTTTGTGCATCCAAACCCATTGTTCGGGATATTTTTTAATGTATTCTCCGAGCCGCTCGTTATATTTTTCTAAATTCAAGATATAGGTTTCCATTTCGTTTTCGGTTTTAATTATGTCGGTTTTTTCGATATGAAAAACGTATTTATCGCCTTTTTCGCGAATTAAAAACGCCCAAATCATCGGGATTTTACATTTTATCGCCATTTTAACAGGGATAAACGGAGTCCACGCTTCTTCGCCCAAGAAATTCACAAAAACTCCTTCGTCCGTGGCGTCTTGGTCAAGCAGAATTCCAAAAATATAGCCTTCTTTTAAAAGTCGAAAAGCGCTCATTATTCCGCCGTTGCGGTCAAAATATTCCACGCCGTTTCTTTGGCGCATTTTTATGAAAATATCATACACTCTTTTGTCGAAAAGCTTTGTTCCTATCGCCATTGCCTTGTATCCGTATATTGCCAGCGCCTGCGATTTTACTTCAAACGCCGACAAATGGTTGCATAAACCTATCATACCTTTTTGAGAAGCGGAAAAAATCTCGCGCGCCGAGTTTTCGTCGTTGAAACGAACTATTTTGGAGAATTTCTCCTTTGAATATTCGGGCAATTTTATGCCGTCGAAAGCAGATTTTCCCGCATTTATAAAAACGCCGTTGATTATTTTGTTTATTTTTTTGTCGTCGTAGTCCTCAAAGACTCTTTTGAGATTTTGGCGCGCAATATTTCGCTCTTTTTTGAGGGCAAAACCCATAAGCAGTCCAATAATTGCAAAAATCCGTAATCCTAAAAAGCGCGGCGTTTTTTTTGAGACAAAAACTATCGTTAATATAACAATGTATGCTATATCGTGCCGCAGTTTTCTGAATTTTTTCGCCATAAACCGTCCTTTTTGGGCAACGGTTGCCCACCCTTTTTTTATTAAATTCTACGAAAAAATACTATTTGCCAAAATAAAAATGAGTGGAGACCATCGCCCAAATATTATTTTTACTGTGAAAAAACAGAAAATAAACCAAAATAAAAGGATTTTTTACTATGGGAAGAGCGTTTGAGTTTCGTAAAGAAAGAAAAATGAAAAGATGGGGCAAGATGTCAACTGTGTTCCCGAAATTATCGAAAGCAATTACACTTGCCGCAAAAGAGGGCGTTCCCGACCCCGAAATGAACGCAAAATTGCGCGCCGCCATCCTTAACGCCAAAGCGGAAAATATGCCCAAAGACAACATCGACGCCGCAATTAAAAGAGCGCAAGGAAAAGACGCCGACAGCATTACGGAAATTACATTTGAAGGCAAGGGCGCAAACGGCGTTCAGTATTTTATAGAATGCGCAACCGACAACAACACCCGCACGGTAGCAAATATAAAATCGTACTTCAACAAACACGGCGGACAACTTCTGCAAAACGGCGCGTTGGAATTTATGTTCAGCAGAAAAGCCGTCTTCGAAATTGAAAAACGCGCAGGTATCGACGTTGAAGCGATGGAACTGGAACTTATAGACTTCGGCTTGGAAGAATTGGAGCAAACAGACGACACAATTTACATTTACGGAGACTACACAGAATTCGGCAACCTCTCCAAAGGCTTGGAAAAACTCGGAATTGCCCCGAAAACCGCAACTTTGCAAAGAATTTCGACCAATCCCGTAGAGCTGAGCGACGAAGAAATGGAAAAAACCGAAGTCCTGTTAGACAAAATCGACGACGATGAAGACGTGGTGAATGTATTCACAAACATTGCGTGAGTAGCGCTTTAGCGCACTTTACTCCGTCGATACCGCTCGAAACAATGCCGCCTGCATACCCCGCGCCCTCGCCGCAAGGAAAAAGTCCTGCGGCGTTTTCGGATTGCAGAGTGTTGTCGTCTCGCAAAATTCGGACAGGCGACGAACTTCCCGTTTCTGCCGCGAAAATTGCCGCTTGTTCAAATGGGATTTTTCCCATTGAGCCAAGCATTTGAGGCACTGCAACTTTCAGCGTTTTTTGGACAACTTCGGGCAAAATTCCGTTTATGTCGGTCAATTTGTATCTGTGCGGCGATAATTCGTAGTCAAAAACATTATCTTTTTCGTATAAAAACGAGGCAAGATTTTGCGCGGGTAATGCGTAATTTCCACCGCCTTTATTGAATGTTTTCTTTTCGATATTTTCTAAAAAATCAAATGCGTTTTCAAAACTTTTCGGGCTGACGGGCACCAAAAACGCGGCGTTTCCGAAGCGTAAATTTCGCGTAGAATAACTCATTCCGTTCGCCGACACAAGTCCTTTTTGCGCCGAGCAGGCAATAACCCGACCGCCCGGGCACATACAAAAAGTGTAGCAAGGCAATGCTCCATCTTTCGCCTTAAATGTAAGCGAAAAAGAAGCCGCAGGAAGATTTGGAGCGTATTTTCCGTATTGAAGTCGGTTTATCAGTTCCTGCTCAAATTCTATACGAACGCCGACGGCAAACGGCTTTGGCTCTATTGCCAAGTAATTTTTCAGCGTTTTGTAGGTATCGCTAGCGGAATGTCCTATTGCCAAAATTAAATTTTTCGTCTCAAAAAAATCGTTGTTTACATAAATTCCCGCAAGTTTTTTATCGCTGATTTTTACGTCGGTTAATTGCGAGCTAAATTTTATTTCGCCGCCCAATTCCAAGATTTCTTCGCGCACGGATTTAAGAATTTTCGCCAAAATATCCGTGCCGATATGAGCGCGAGTGTCGGTCAAAATTGATTTGTCTGCACCGTGTCTGACAAGCATTTCTAAAAAAACTTGTCGATTTTCGACGTCTTTGCTTCGCGAAGTCAATTTTCCGTCCGAAAAAAGCCCGGCGCCGCCCTCGCCGAAGAGAACATTTGAATTTTCGTCCAAAATTCCGTCGTTCCAGAACGAATTCGCCGTTTTTTGTCGCTCGGAAATCGCTTCTCCCCTCTCGAAAATTATCGGTTTTGCGCCGTTTTTTGCCAAGATATACGCCGCTGAAATTCCCGCGGGACCAAATCCGACAACTGTGGGGCGGCTGATATTTTTTGAAATGGAAACGTTGCTGTTTTGAGACAAGGCGTGCCTTGTCTCAACTACGGTGGAGATGGCGTTTTCTATGGGGTTTACGAATTTAATGTTTGAGGCAAGCGGATTTTTCAGTGAAATTTCGGCGGAAATTACGTTTACGGGCGGCTTTTTTCGTGCGTCGATGGATTTGCTTGTAATTTTCACGTTTTCTATTTCGTGGGGGAGAATGCTCAAAGTTCGCGCTATTTTGTTGAGCAGCGATTTTTCGGTGTGGTCGGTTGAAATTCGTATTTGTTCTATTTTGTAGGTTGGCATAAAAAATCCTTTTTTTGCGTTTTTGTCGGCAAAATACTATTCGCCAACAAAAAAAAGATGAATCCGTCTATCCGTTGGCAAAATACAAAAAAAGTTTTTTCAGCTTTTTGGTTTGCACAAATATTATTTTTAATATGTTGAAAAACATAAAATTACATAATTTACGATAAAGGTTGCATTGCAATGAGTAAAAAAATTACCGCTGTTTTGTCTCTTATTTCCGCAATGATAATATTCACTGCTTGCTCGGAACTTTTTATTAAAGAGGCGACGCTTTTGCCTGAGCAGGTCGTAAAGTTCGACGCTCAAGGCGGAACTCAGCCGTCCGACATCGTTGTAAAATACGGCGAAACAATAAATCTTCCCAACACGCAAAGGACGAATTACACATTTCAGGGTTGGTTTAGTCAAAAAGAAAACGGTATTCGGCTCGGCGGCGTAGGCAATCGCGTAATCATATATTCCGACACCATATTTTATGCGCAATGGGTAGAAATTTCAATCGACGATCCGAACGATCCCAATGATCCCAATGATCCAAATGATCCAAATGATCCTAATGATCCAAATGATCCTAATGATCCTAATGATCCTAATGATCCTAATGATCCGAATGATCCGAATTCCGATAGGGATGGTCTTACGCCGCAGACGGCTTGGGTGGTTTACGACGTTGCTACGTTGCAAACGGTCGGCTCCGGAACGGGCGGATGGACGCTTTCTGCGTACTATATACAAATTGCGCACATAGATTTGAGCGGAGCAGAGAATTGGATTCCGATAGGCGCAAGCGGTTCGCCTTTTGTCGGCTCGTTTGACGGCGGCGGATACTCAATAACAGGGCTTTCTGTCAATAATCCGAGCGGCGAAAATCAGGGAATGTTCGGCGTTATAGGCGTTGGCGGCACGATAGAAAATTTGCGCCTCGAAAACGTAAATATTAACGGCAAAACTTTTGTCGGCGGTATTGCGGGGACTAATCGCGGCACGATAGAAAGCGTTTTTGTCTCAGGCAATATAAGCGGCGACAGCGACGTCGGGGGAATTGCGGGAAATAATGAAGGTAAAATTTTGAATTCTCAGAGCCAAGCCGTCATTTTTGTCAGAGGCGCGAGAGAAGCGGTAAGCGAAAACTGGCGCGGAATAGTGGGACGAAACAGCGGAATAGTCCGGAATTCGGAAAGCAAGGCAAGTGGAAACTAAATGACTAAAAACAAAAATATTCTTTTCACGGTTTTGATTTTGATGTTGACGGTTTTTCCTGTTTTCGCGCAAAATTCAAGTATTCGCCGCGTTCCTTTGGTGTTTACAATTCGTCCAGAATTTCAATATATAGAGCGGGCGGCGCAAACTCTCGGCGGCAATGTCGGTTTGGGGCTTCTTTCTTCGGGCGGCTTTTATTTTGTTGCGGAAGCGCGCGGCGGCGAAAATTATTTAGGCGGCGACTTAAATATCGGCGGACTTATACGCTCCTCAAAAAATCCGAATGTCAAAAACGTATTAGGTGTAAGCGGCGGGTTTGAGCAAATGGACATTATTGTAAGATTACACGACAAAAGAAACGTTTTTCTTGCCGAAATTATTGAAGAGAATTTTAGTTTCGGCGGCGTTTTTCATAAATTACTTCTCGGAAGCGACAGACGAGGTCATCATTTTGATATAACAAACAAAGTTTTGTTCGGCTACCGAAACGAGCATACGGCTTACCGCCACGACGAGACGACAGACCGCTTTTTCGCCGAAACGGATATGCGCTTTCGAGCCGTCTATTCATTGAGCGTCGGCTATACTTTTGCAGGAAGAATTCGCAGAACAAGAACGCCTCGGCAGGACTTGAACGAAATCATTTTACCTTTGCCGACGGAGCCGCAAGAAGAGCTCGTATATTTCTTGCCCGAAATATTTGAAGAAGAAGAGCCCGAAGAAGTCGAAGAGCCCGCAATTATCGTCCAAACAGCGGAAGCGACGGTAATCAAAACCGAGGTAATTCTCTTTGAATTCGGAACGTACCGCTTAACGCAGAGTACGGAAAGAGCGCTTTTTGAAATTTTAACGACCCTGATTAAAAATCCCGAAACGACCCTCGAAATATCGGGACATACCGACGATACGGGAAAGCGCGAAGGAAACATTTTGTTATCGCGAAACAGGGCGCTGACGATAGGGCTTTATTTTTGGAATCAGGGAATATCGCGCGACAGATTACGTCTCAGCGCTCACGGTCCCGACCGCCCCGCGGTCGAGAATG
The Chitinivibrionia bacterium genome window above contains:
- a CDS encoding YebC/PmpR family DNA-binding transcriptional regulator; this translates as MGRAFEFRKERKMKRWGKMSTVFPKLSKAITLAAKEGVPDPEMNAKLRAAILNAKAENMPKDNIDAAIKRAQGKDADSITEITFEGKGANGVQYFIECATDNNTRTVANIKSYFNKHGGQLLQNGALEFMFSRKAVFEIEKRAGIDVEAMELELIDFGLEELEQTDDTIYIYGDYTEFGNLSKGLEKLGIAPKTATLQRISTNPVELSDEEMEKTEVLLDKIDDDEDVVNVFTNIA
- a CDS encoding InlB B-repeat-containing protein, whose translation is MSKKITAVLSLISAMIIFTACSELFIKEATLLPEQVVKFDAQGGTQPSDIVVKYGETINLPNTQRTNYTFQGWFSQKENGIRLGGVGNRVIIYSDTIFYAQWVEISIDDPNDPNDPNDPNDPNDPNDPNDPNDPNDPNDPNDPNDPNSDRDGLTPQTAWVVYDVATLQTVGSGTGGWTLSAYYIQIAHIDLSGAENWIPIGASGSPFVGSFDGGGYSITGLSVNNPSGENQGMFGVIGVGGTIENLRLENVNINGKTFVGGIAGTNRGTIESVFVSGNISGDSDVGGIAGNNEGKILNSQSQAVIFVRGAREAVSENWRGIVGRNSGIVRNSESKASGN
- a CDS encoding OmpA family protein, whose protein sequence is MTKNKNILFTVLILMLTVFPVFAQNSSIRRVPLVFTIRPEFQYIERAAQTLGGNVGLGLLSSGGFYFVAEARGGENYLGGDLNIGGLIRSSKNPNVKNVLGVSGGFEQMDIIVRLHDKRNVFLAEIIEENFSFGGVFHKLLLGSDRRGHHFDITNKVLFGYRNEHTAYRHDETTDRFFAETDMRFRAVYSLSVGYTFAGRIRRTRTPRQDLNEIILPLPTEPQEELVYFLPEIFEEEEPEEVEEPAIIVQTAEATVIKTEVILFEFGTYRLTQSTERALFEILTTLIKNPETTLEISGHTDDTGKREGNILLSRNRALTIGLYFWNQGISRDRLRLSAHGPDRPAVENECEERRVQNRRVEIRVLLQN